In Shewanella glacialimarina, the genomic stretch TTCAATACCGCACAAAATAACCTGCTTACGGCCTTTTTTGGCAAGTAAAATTTGCACTTGTTTTGACTGCCAGCCACTAAAGTGTTGTTTTGCAATAGGTTGGCATAAGGGTGATAACAATTCAGCTAATTCTGGTGAGGTTGTGCCGAGCTTATCGGGTAATTGTTCTAACCAAATAATTGGCATATCGAAAAGAGCTACCCCTTTAATTAACGTGGTTAAATGATGGTGCAGTTGAGCGGAGTGTTGCATCACTTGAGCAAGTTTTCCTTGTACATCAACGACCATGAGTACGCAATCTGCTGGATTTATCATAATTTAGTCCAATTAAGTGTAAGTGATAAGAATAACTTAGCGATAAGATAACGACCTAAGCATTATATTTTATTATGGTAGTAGATTGTTTTTTAGACAAGTTTCCAATAGAGCCTTAGTCTATAGCTTTGTCAAACCTTAAAAGGATGTTAGCCAATGAAAAAAAGGATCGTAGTGTGCGCCGACGGCACTTGGAACCGGCCTGAGCTCGATGTTGAACAAGATCATGCCACCAACGTGCTTAAATTTGCCCGCGCCATTGACCCGATAGCGAGTGATGGTAAGCCACAACAGGTATTTTATGATTGGGGCATTGGCGCTTACCATGACGTGTTAATTGGCGGGGCAACTGGTCGAGGGTTACATAAAAACATTGTCGATGGTTATCGCTATATTGTGCAAAATTACTCCCCAGGGGATGAAATCTGGTTATTTGGTTTTAGCCGTGGTGCATATACGGTTCGCTGTTTATCGGGATTAATCAATAATTGCGGCATCATCAAACGGCCCGATGCTAAGTATATTCAAAAAGCGTTTGATCATTATAAAACCCAAGATGATAAATATGCTCCAGACGGTATTAAGTCAGTCGAATTTAGAGATAAATATTCTCATTCAACACGTGATGTCGCTTTTGTGGGTGTTTGGGATACAGTCGGTGCTATGGGGATCCCTTTTTCATTTCTAGGCTTGTTTGAAGATAAAGATGAATTTTTTGATACCAAAATAGGTGGCAATGTTAAAGTAGCCCGACATGCATTGGCAATCGATGAACATCGACAAGATTTTACCCCAACGATTTGGTCATCAAAAGACAGTGTTGATATTGAACAGGTGTGGTTTGCGGGGTCGCACAGTAATGTGGGCGGCAGTTATCCTGCAGATGATGATGGCACTCGGCTATCTGATATTCCGTTACAATGGATGATGCAGCAAGCTCAGTTAAATGGGCTGAGTATTGAACATCATTTACTTGATGGTATCGTGCTCAATCCGCTGGCTAAATTGGTTAATTCTAGACGCAAATTTTATCGACTAAAGACAAAATCGCTGCGAACGATTAACGATGTAGGCGCAGCACAAGTTCACTCGTCAGTTAAAGCGCGCTGGCAACAAGATGACAGTTATCGCCCTGAAAACCTGCTTGAATATGCAAAGCTGCACGGTTGGTAATAAACTTAATATGACTATTATTCTTAGCTATTAACCATTTTAATAACGATTACTAATCAGTATCACTTAAGCCAAATTAATTTAAAAATGAACGCTACACTCGAAAGGACACTCGTTTGCCATACTTCATACTTACTCGCTTTTTATTATTTCCTATTATTACAGTCGCATTAGTGACAATGCCACTCACCGTTTTTGCACAAACGGTTGAAGCTGGTATTCCTGCGAATAGCCACGCAAAT encodes the following:
- a CDS encoding hydrolase, with the protein product MINPADCVLMVVDVQGKLAQVMQHSAQLHHHLTTLIKGVALFDMPIIWLEQLPDKLGTTSPELAELLSPLCQPIAKQHFSGWQSKQVQILLAKKGRKQVILCGIETHVCVYQTCKDLLQHDFDVHLVADAMSSRTTDNKVLGIQMMLNLGAQLTNVESLLFELQHQAEGDRFKALLKLIK
- a CDS encoding DUF2235 domain-containing protein, which produces MKKRIVVCADGTWNRPELDVEQDHATNVLKFARAIDPIASDGKPQQVFYDWGIGAYHDVLIGGATGRGLHKNIVDGYRYIVQNYSPGDEIWLFGFSRGAYTVRCLSGLINNCGIIKRPDAKYIQKAFDHYKTQDDKYAPDGIKSVEFRDKYSHSTRDVAFVGVWDTVGAMGIPFSFLGLFEDKDEFFDTKIGGNVKVARHALAIDEHRQDFTPTIWSSKDSVDIEQVWFAGSHSNVGGSYPADDDGTRLSDIPLQWMMQQAQLNGLSIEHHLLDGIVLNPLAKLVNSRRKFYRLKTKSLRTINDVGAAQVHSSVKARWQQDDSYRPENLLEYAKLHGW